A genomic region of uncultured Methanobrevibacter sp. contains the following coding sequences:
- the rpoB gene encoding DNA-directed RNA polymerase subunit B has protein sequence MLSKKINAKLKRAFYYFGCEEVVPYNEVKNQFEKVQALPNDDEEVAARVNEHIETIENYFDTPEMKEDETRTPFAKGEPRASWDSYKDDFAEVLEEDGGVEPAGDDAEGAEVKPAADEDGGVEPADDDEVDGGIAPAGDEDDEVDGGIAPTGDNDEDDVQVDIEPPVQTVPTKIYINGELLGSCKNPAEFTQEMREKRRNGEISHEMNITYYEDNNEIYIFNDPGRARRPLIIVKDGQPLLKEDHLNKIANGKLKWDDLINNGLIEYLDAEEEENSYIAMTLAELNEDHTHLEIDPATMLGICAGIIPFSDHNSSPRNTMEAGMTKQALGLYVSNYALRTDTRAHLLHHPQTPIVKTRIIDSTNYDLRPSGQNFVVALMSYEGYNMEDAMVINKGALERGLARSSFFRAYDTSEKRYAGGQVDKFEVPDKNIKGYRSEEAYRNLDEDGVVNPESEVSSGDVLIGKTSPPRFLEEDFGSVADRRRETSVTVRHGEKGIVDAVLLSETVEGSRLAKIRVRDTRQPEFGDKFASRHGQKGVVGLILSPEDIPFTEFGVVPDLIVNPHAIPSRMSIGQVLEMVAGKVGCLEGERVDATPFNQALEGEIKQQLINHGFESAGCESLYSGVTGERLDAEIFVGVAYYQKLHHMTTDKVYARSRGPVQVLTRQPTEGRAREGGLRFGEMERDCLIAHGAALTLKERLLDESDKYEAIVCENCGMLAVYDRNKNKKYCPICGDVETYPVEISYAFKLLLDELKSLCIFPKLVLGDKA, from the coding sequence ATGTTGTCTAAAAAAATTAATGCTAAGTTAAAAAGAGCTTTTTATTATTTTGGTTGCGAAGAGGTAGTTCCATACAATGAAGTAAAAAATCAGTTCGAAAAGGTACAGGCCCTTCCTAACGATGATGAAGAAGTAGCTGCTAGAGTAAATGAGCATATTGAAACAATTGAAAATTATTTTGACACTCCTGAAATGAAAGAGGATGAAACTCGCACTCCTTTTGCTAAAGGAGAACCTAGAGCAAGCTGGGATTCTTATAAAGATGATTTCGCTGAAGTTTTAGAAGAAGACGGTGGGGTTGAACCTGCTGGCGATGATGCTGAAGGTGCCGAAGTCAAACCTGCTGCTGATGAAGATGGTGGAGTGGAACCTGCTGATGATGATGAAGTTGATGGTGGAATTGCACCTGCTGGTGATGAAGATGATGAAGTTGATGGTGGAATTGCTCCTACTGGTGACAATGATGAAGATGATGTTCAAGTTGATATTGAACCTCCAGTGCAAACCGTTCCAACTAAAATCTATATCAACGGTGAACTTTTAGGATCCTGTAAAAATCCTGCTGAATTCACTCAGGAAATGAGAGAAAAAAGAAGAAACGGTGAAATCTCTCATGAGATGAACATTACCTACTATGAAGACAATAATGAGATTTATATATTCAATGACCCTGGTAGGGCTAGAAGACCTTTAATCATTGTTAAAGACGGTCAGCCTCTTTTAAAAGAAGACCACTTAAACAAAATTGCTAACGGAAAACTTAAATGGGATGATTTAATCAACAACGGTCTTATCGAATACCTTGATGCTGAAGAGGAAGAAAATTCCTACATTGCAATGACTTTGGCTGAACTGAATGAAGACCACACTCACCTGGAAATCGACCCTGCAACTATGCTCGGTATATGTGCAGGTATTATTCCATTCTCTGATCACAACTCCTCTCCAAGGAACACTATGGAAGCGGGTATGACAAAACAGGCTTTAGGTTTATATGTATCAAACTATGCCTTACGTACTGATACAAGGGCTCACCTATTGCACCACCCTCAAACTCCAATCGTAAAAACACGTATTATCGATTCAACTAATTATGACTTAAGACCATCAGGTCAGAACTTTGTTGTAGCTTTAATGTCCTACGAAGGATATAACATGGAAGACGCAATGGTTATCAACAAAGGAGCACTCGAAAGAGGTCTTGCAAGATCTTCATTCTTCAGAGCTTACGACACTTCAGAAAAAAGATACGCTGGAGGTCAAGTGGACAAATTTGAAGTTCCGGACAAAAACATTAAAGGATACAGATCTGAAGAAGCATACAGAAACCTTGATGAAGACGGTGTAGTAAACCCTGAATCTGAAGTTTCCTCCGGTGACGTATTAATCGGTAAAACATCTCCTCCAAGATTCCTTGAAGAAGATTTCGGTAGTGTTGCAGACAGAAGAAGGGAAACATCTGTAACTGTAAGACACGGTGAAAAAGGTATTGTGGATGCAGTGCTTTTATCCGAAACCGTTGAAGGTTCAAGATTAGCTAAAATCAGAGTAAGAGATACAAGACAACCTGAATTTGGTGATAAATTCGCATCAAGACACGGTCAGAAAGGGGTTGTCGGTTTAATATTATCTCCGGAAGACATTCCATTTACAGAATTCGGTGTTGTTCCTGATTTAATCGTAAACCCTCACGCTATTCCATCCAGGATGTCTATCGGACAGGTACTGGAAATGGTAGCAGGTAAAGTAGGATGTCTTGAAGGTGAAAGAGTTGACGCAACTCCGTTCAACCAGGCACTTGAAGGCGAAATCAAACAGCAGCTTATCAACCACGGATTCGAATCCGCAGGATGTGAATCCCTATACAGCGGTGTAACCGGTGAAAGACTTGATGCTGAAATATTTGTAGGAGTGGCATACTATCAGAAATTACACCACATGACTACAGATAAAGTATACGCTCGTTCCAGAGGTCCTGTACAAGTACTTACACGTCAGCCTACTGAAGGTAGAGCACGTGAAGGTGGTTTAAGATTTGGAGAAATGGAAAGAGACTGTCTTATTGCACACGGTGCAGCTTTAACATTAAAAGAAAGACTCCTTGATGAGTCCGACAAATACGAAGCAATCGTTTGTGAAAACTGTGGAATGTTAGCTGTATATGACAGAAACAAGAATAAGAAATACTGTCCAATCTGTGGAGATGTAGAAACTTATCCTGTTGAAATTTCATACGCATTTAAATTATTATTAGACGAACTCAAGAGTTTATGTATTTTCCCTAAATTAGTTTTAGGAGACAAAGCATAA